One window of Theropithecus gelada isolate Dixy chromosome 4, Tgel_1.0, whole genome shotgun sequence genomic DNA carries:
- the TUBB2A gene encoding tubulin beta-2A chain isoform X1 yields the protein MREIVHIQAGQCGNQIGAKFWEVISDEHGIDPTGSYHGDSDLQLERINVYYNEAAGNKYVPRAILVDLEPGTMDSVRSGPFGQIFRPDNFVFGQSGAGNNWAKGHYTEGAELVDSVLDVVRKESESCDCLQGFQLTHSLGGGTGSGMGTLLISKIREEYPDRIMNTFSVMPSPKVSDTVVEPYNATLSVHQLVENTDETYSIDNEALYDICFRTLKLTTPTYGDLNHLVSATMSGVTTCLRFPGQLNADLRKLAVNMVPFPRLHFFMPGFAPLTSRGSQQYRALTVPELTQQMFDSKNMMAACDPRHGRYLTVAAIFRGRMSMKEVDEQMLNVQNKNSSYFVEWIPNNVKTAVCDIPPRGLKMSATFIGNSTAIQELFKRISEQFTAMFRRKAFLHWYTGEGMDEMEFTEAESNMNDLVSEYQQYQDATADEQGELKGGVESFQGGEFQRHHGNRQQHDEAPHEGATETPVRTLTAGSLLLTC from the exons ATGCGCGAGATCGTGCACATCCAGGCGGGCCAGTGCGGCAACCAGATCGGCGCCAAG TTTTGGGAGGTCATCAGTGATGAGCATGGGATCGACCCCACAGGCAGTTACCATGGAGACAGTGACTTGCAGCTGGAGAGAATCAACGTGTACTACAATGAGGCTGCTG GTAATAAATACGTACCTCGGGCCATCCTGGTGGATCTGGAGCCTGGCACCATGGACTCCGTCAGGTCTGGACCCTTCGGCCAGATCTTCAGGCCAGACAACTTCGTGTTTG GCCAGAGCGGAGCTGGGAATAACTGGGCCAAGGGCCACTACACAGAGGGAGCCGAGCTGGTCGACTCGGTCCTGGACGTGGTGAGGAAGGAGTCAGAGAGCTGTGACTGTCTCCAAGGCTTCCAGCTGACCCACTCTCTGGGGGGCGGCACCGGGTCCGGGATGGGCACCCTGCTCATCAGCAAGATCCGGGAAGAGTACCCAGACCGCATCATGAACACCTTCAGCGTCATGCCCTCACCCAAGGTGTCAGACACGGTGGTGGAGCCCTACAACGCCACCCTCTCTGTCCACCAGCTGGTGGAAAACACAGATGAAACCTACTCCATTGATAACGAGGCCCTGTACGACATCTGCTTCCGCACCCTGAAGCTGACCACCCCCACCTACGGGGACCTCAACCACCTGGTGTCGGCCACCATGAGCGGGGTCACCACCTGCCTGCGCTTCCCGGGCCAGCTGAACGCAGACCTGCGCAAGCTGGCGGTGAACATGGTGCCCTTCCCGCGCCTGCACTTCTTCATGCCCGGCTTCGCGCCCCTCACCAGCCGGGGCAGCCAGCAGTACCGGGCCCTGACCGTGCCCGAGCTCACCCAGCAGATGTTCGACTCCAAGAACATGATGGCCGCCTGCGACCCGCGCCACGGCCGCTACCTGACGGTGGCTGCCATCTTCCGGGGCCGCATGTCCATGAAGGAGGTGGACGAGCAGATGCTCAACGTGCAGAACAAGAACAGCAGCTACTTCGTGGAGTGGATCCCCAACAACGTGAAGACGGCCGTGTGCGACATCCCGCCCCGCGGCCTGAAGATGTCGGCCACCTTCATCGGCAACAGCACGGCCATCCAGGAGCTGTTCAAGCGCATCTCGGAGCAGTTCACGGCCATGTTCCGGCGCAAGGCCTTCCTGCACTGGTACACGGGCGAGGGCATGGACGAGATGGAGTTCACCGAGGCCGAGAGCAACATGAACGACCTGGTGTCTGAGTACCAGCAGTACCAGGACGCCACGGCCGACGAACAGGGGGA ATTGAAGGGAGGGGTAGAAAGTTTCCAAGGCGGAGAGTTTCAAAGGCATCATGGTAACAGGCAGCAACACGATGAAGCCCCACACGAAGGAGCCACCGAGACTCCAGTGCGCACTCTCACTGCAGGAAGCCTTCTGCTAACCTGTTGA
- the TUBB2A gene encoding tubulin beta-2A chain isoform X11 yields MREIVHIQAGQCNKYVPRAILVDLEPGTMDSVRSGPFGQIFRPDNFVFGQSGAGNNWAKGHYTEGAELVDSVLDVVRKESESCDCLQGFQLTHSLGGGTGSGMGTLLISKIREEYPDRIMNTFSVMPSPKVSDTVVEPYNATLSVHQLVENTDETYSIDNEALYDICFRTLKLTTPTYGDLNHLVSATMSGVTTCLRFPGQLNADLRKLAVNMVPFPRLHFFMPGFAPLTSRGSQQYRALTVPELTQQMFDSKNMMAACDPRHGRYLTVAAIFRGRMSMKEVDEQMLNVQNKNSSYFVEWIPNNVKTAVCDIPPRGLKMSATFIGNSTAIQELFKRISEQFTAMFRRKAFLHWYTGEGMDEMEFTEAESNMNDLVSEYQQYQDATADEQGEFEEEEGEDEA; encoded by the exons ATGCGCGAGATCGTGCACATCCAGGCGGGCCAGT GTAATAAATACGTACCTCGGGCCATCCTGGTGGATCTGGAGCCTGGCACCATGGACTCCGTCAGGTCTGGACCCTTCGGCCAGATCTTCAGGCCAGACAACTTCGTGTTTG GCCAGAGCGGAGCTGGGAATAACTGGGCCAAGGGCCACTACACAGAGGGAGCCGAGCTGGTCGACTCGGTCCTGGACGTGGTGAGGAAGGAGTCAGAGAGCTGTGACTGTCTCCAAGGCTTCCAGCTGACCCACTCTCTGGGGGGCGGCACCGGGTCCGGGATGGGCACCCTGCTCATCAGCAAGATCCGGGAAGAGTACCCAGACCGCATCATGAACACCTTCAGCGTCATGCCCTCACCCAAGGTGTCAGACACGGTGGTGGAGCCCTACAACGCCACCCTCTCTGTCCACCAGCTGGTGGAAAACACAGATGAAACCTACTCCATTGATAACGAGGCCCTGTACGACATCTGCTTCCGCACCCTGAAGCTGACCACCCCCACCTACGGGGACCTCAACCACCTGGTGTCGGCCACCATGAGCGGGGTCACCACCTGCCTGCGCTTCCCGGGCCAGCTGAACGCAGACCTGCGCAAGCTGGCGGTGAACATGGTGCCCTTCCCGCGCCTGCACTTCTTCATGCCCGGCTTCGCGCCCCTCACCAGCCGGGGCAGCCAGCAGTACCGGGCCCTGACCGTGCCCGAGCTCACCCAGCAGATGTTCGACTCCAAGAACATGATGGCCGCCTGCGACCCGCGCCACGGCCGCTACCTGACGGTGGCTGCCATCTTCCGGGGCCGCATGTCCATGAAGGAGGTGGACGAGCAGATGCTCAACGTGCAGAACAAGAACAGCAGCTACTTCGTGGAGTGGATCCCCAACAACGTGAAGACGGCCGTGTGCGACATCCCGCCCCGCGGCCTGAAGATGTCGGCCACCTTCATCGGCAACAGCACGGCCATCCAGGAGCTGTTCAAGCGCATCTCGGAGCAGTTCACGGCCATGTTCCGGCGCAAGGCCTTCCTGCACTGGTACACGGGCGAGGGCATGGACGAGATGGAGTTCACCGAGGCCGAGAGCAACATGAACGACCTGGTGTCTGAGTACCAGCAGTACCAGGACGCCACGGCCGACGAACAGGGGGAGTTCGAGGAGGAGGAGGGCGAGGACGAGGCTTAA
- the TUBB2A gene encoding tubulin beta-2A chain isoform X28 gives MREIVHIQAGQCGNQIGAKFWEVISDEHGIDPTGSYHGDSDLQLERINVYYNEAAGNKYVPRAILVDLEPGTMDSVRSGPFGQIFRPDNFVFGQSGAGNNWAKGHYTEGAELVDSVLDVMEFTEAESNMNDLVSEYQQYQDATADEQGEFEEEEGEDEA, from the exons ATGCGCGAGATCGTGCACATCCAGGCGGGCCAGTGCGGCAACCAGATCGGCGCCAAG TTTTGGGAGGTCATCAGTGATGAGCATGGGATCGACCCCACAGGCAGTTACCATGGAGACAGTGACTTGCAGCTGGAGAGAATCAACGTGTACTACAATGAGGCTGCTG GTAATAAATACGTACCTCGGGCCATCCTGGTGGATCTGGAGCCTGGCACCATGGACTCCGTCAGGTCTGGACCCTTCGGCCAGATCTTCAGGCCAGACAACTTCGTGTTTG GCCAGAGCGGAGCTGGGAATAACTGGGCCAAGGGCCACTACACAGAGGGAGCCGAGCTGGTCGACTCGGTCCTGGACGTG ATGGAGTTCACCGAGGCCGAGAGCAACATGAACGACCTGGTGTCTGAGTACCAGCAGTACCAGGACGCCACGGCCGACGAACAGGGGGAGTTCGAGGAGGAGGAGGGCGAGGACGAGGCTTAA
- the TUBB2A gene encoding tubulin beta-2A chain isoform X8 encodes MREIVHIQAGQCGNQIGAKFWEVISDEHGIDPTGSYHGDSDLQLERINVYYNEAAGNKYVPRAILVDLEPGTMDSVRSGPFGQIFRPDNFVFGQSGAGNNWAKGHYTEGAELVDSVLDVVRKESESCDCLQGFQLTHSLGGGTGVMPSPKVSDTVVEPYNATLSVHQLVENTDETYSIDNEALYDICFRTLKLTTPTYGDLNHLVSATMSGVTTCLRFPGQLNADLRKLAVNMVPFPRLHFFMPGFAPLTSRGSQQYRALTVPELTQQMFDSKNMMAACDPRHGRYLTVAAIFRGRMSMKEVDEQMLNVQNKNSSYFVEWIPNNVKTAVCDIPPRGLKMSATFIGNSTAIQELFKRISEQFTAMFRRKAFLHWYTGEGMDEMEFTEAESNMNDLVSEYQQYQDATADEQGEFEEEEGEDEA; translated from the exons ATGCGCGAGATCGTGCACATCCAGGCGGGCCAGTGCGGCAACCAGATCGGCGCCAAG TTTTGGGAGGTCATCAGTGATGAGCATGGGATCGACCCCACAGGCAGTTACCATGGAGACAGTGACTTGCAGCTGGAGAGAATCAACGTGTACTACAATGAGGCTGCTG GTAATAAATACGTACCTCGGGCCATCCTGGTGGATCTGGAGCCTGGCACCATGGACTCCGTCAGGTCTGGACCCTTCGGCCAGATCTTCAGGCCAGACAACTTCGTGTTTG GCCAGAGCGGAGCTGGGAATAACTGGGCCAAGGGCCACTACACAGAGGGAGCCGAGCTGGTCGACTCGGTCCTGGACGTGGTGAGGAAGGAGTCAGAGAGCTGTGACTGTCTCCAAGGCTTCCAGCTGACCCACTCTCTGGGGGGCGGCACCGG CGTCATGCCCTCACCCAAGGTGTCAGACACGGTGGTGGAGCCCTACAACGCCACCCTCTCTGTCCACCAGCTGGTGGAAAACACAGATGAAACCTACTCCATTGATAACGAGGCCCTGTACGACATCTGCTTCCGCACCCTGAAGCTGACCACCCCCACCTACGGGGACCTCAACCACCTGGTGTCGGCCACCATGAGCGGGGTCACCACCTGCCTGCGCTTCCCGGGCCAGCTGAACGCAGACCTGCGCAAGCTGGCGGTGAACATGGTGCCCTTCCCGCGCCTGCACTTCTTCATGCCCGGCTTCGCGCCCCTCACCAGCCGGGGCAGCCAGCAGTACCGGGCCCTGACCGTGCCCGAGCTCACCCAGCAGATGTTCGACTCCAAGAACATGATGGCCGCCTGCGACCCGCGCCACGGCCGCTACCTGACGGTGGCTGCCATCTTCCGGGGCCGCATGTCCATGAAGGAGGTGGACGAGCAGATGCTCAACGTGCAGAACAAGAACAGCAGCTACTTCGTGGAGTGGATCCCCAACAACGTGAAGACGGCCGTGTGCGACATCCCGCCCCGCGGCCTGAAGATGTCGGCCACCTTCATCGGCAACAGCACGGCCATCCAGGAGCTGTTCAAGCGCATCTCGGAGCAGTTCACGGCCATGTTCCGGCGCAAGGCCTTCCTGCACTGGTACACGGGCGAGGGCATGGACGAGATGGAGTTCACCGAGGCCGAGAGCAACATGAACGACCTGGTGTCTGAGTACCAGCAGTACCAGGACGCCACGGCCGACGAACAGGGGGAGTTCGAGGAGGAGGAGGGCGAGGACGAGGCTTAA
- the TUBB2A gene encoding tubulin beta-2A chain isoform X27, with product MREIVHIQAGQCGNQIGAKFWEVISDEHGIDPTGSYHGDSDLQLERINVYYNEAAGNKYVPRAILVDLEPGTMDSVRSGPFGQIFRPDNFVFGQSGAGNNWAKGHYTEGAELVDSVLDVVRKESESCDCLQGFQLFKRISEQFTAMFRRKAFLHWYTGEGMDEMEFTEAESNMNDLVSEYQQYQDATADEQGEFEEEEGEDEA from the exons ATGCGCGAGATCGTGCACATCCAGGCGGGCCAGTGCGGCAACCAGATCGGCGCCAAG TTTTGGGAGGTCATCAGTGATGAGCATGGGATCGACCCCACAGGCAGTTACCATGGAGACAGTGACTTGCAGCTGGAGAGAATCAACGTGTACTACAATGAGGCTGCTG GTAATAAATACGTACCTCGGGCCATCCTGGTGGATCTGGAGCCTGGCACCATGGACTCCGTCAGGTCTGGACCCTTCGGCCAGATCTTCAGGCCAGACAACTTCGTGTTTG GCCAGAGCGGAGCTGGGAATAACTGGGCCAAGGGCCACTACACAGAGGGAGCCGAGCTGGTCGACTCGGTCCTGGACGTGGTGAGGAAGGAGTCAGAGAGCTGTGACTGTCTCCAAGGCTTCC AGCTGTTCAAGCGCATCTCGGAGCAGTTCACGGCCATGTTCCGGCGCAAGGCCTTCCTGCACTGGTACACGGGCGAGGGCATGGACGAGATGGAGTTCACCGAGGCCGAGAGCAACATGAACGACCTGGTGTCTGAGTACCAGCAGTACCAGGACGCCACGGCCGACGAACAGGGGGAGTTCGAGGAGGAGGAGGGCGAGGACGAGGCTTAA
- the TUBB2A gene encoding tubulin beta-2A chain isoform X24, which produces MREIVHIQAGQCGNQIGAKFWEVISDEHGIDPTGSYHGDSDLQLERINVYYNEAAGNKYVPRAILVDLEPGTMDSVRSGPFGQIFRPDNFVFGQSGAGNNWAKGHYTEGAELVDSVLDVVRKESESCDCLQGFQLTHSLGGGTGSGMGTLLISKIREEYPDRIMNTFSVMPSPKVSDTVVEPYNATLSVHQLVENTDETYSIDNEALYDIGNSTAIQELFKRISEQFTAMFRRKAFLHWYTGEGMDEMEFTEAESNMNDLVSEYQQYQDATADEQGEFEEEEGEDEA; this is translated from the exons ATGCGCGAGATCGTGCACATCCAGGCGGGCCAGTGCGGCAACCAGATCGGCGCCAAG TTTTGGGAGGTCATCAGTGATGAGCATGGGATCGACCCCACAGGCAGTTACCATGGAGACAGTGACTTGCAGCTGGAGAGAATCAACGTGTACTACAATGAGGCTGCTG GTAATAAATACGTACCTCGGGCCATCCTGGTGGATCTGGAGCCTGGCACCATGGACTCCGTCAGGTCTGGACCCTTCGGCCAGATCTTCAGGCCAGACAACTTCGTGTTTG GCCAGAGCGGAGCTGGGAATAACTGGGCCAAGGGCCACTACACAGAGGGAGCCGAGCTGGTCGACTCGGTCCTGGACGTGGTGAGGAAGGAGTCAGAGAGCTGTGACTGTCTCCAAGGCTTCCAGCTGACCCACTCTCTGGGGGGCGGCACCGGGTCCGGGATGGGCACCCTGCTCATCAGCAAGATCCGGGAAGAGTACCCAGACCGCATCATGAACACCTTCAGCGTCATGCCCTCACCCAAGGTGTCAGACACGGTGGTGGAGCCCTACAACGCCACCCTCTCTGTCCACCAGCTGGTGGAAAACACAGATGAAACCTACTCCATTGATAACGAGGCCCTGTACGA CATCGGCAACAGCACGGCCATCCAGGAGCTGTTCAAGCGCATCTCGGAGCAGTTCACGGCCATGTTCCGGCGCAAGGCCTTCCTGCACTGGTACACGGGCGAGGGCATGGACGAGATGGAGTTCACCGAGGCCGAGAGCAACATGAACGACCTGGTGTCTGAGTACCAGCAGTACCAGGACGCCACGGCCGACGAACAGGGGGAGTTCGAGGAGGAGGAGGGCGAGGACGAGGCTTAA
- the TUBB2A gene encoding tubulin beta-2A chain isoform X16, translating into MREIVHIQAGQCGNQIGQSGAGNNWAKGHYTEGAELVDSVLDVVRKESESCDCLQGFQLTHSLGGGTGSGMGTLLISKIREEYPDRIMNTFSVMPSPKVSDTVVEPYNATLSVHQLVENTDETYSIDNEALYDICFRTLKLTTPTYGDLNHLVSATMSGVTTCLRFPGQLNADLRKLAVNMVPFPRLHFFMPGFAPLTSRGSQQYRALTVPELTQQMFDSKNMMAACDPRHGRYLTVAAIFRGRMSMKEVDEQMLNVQNKNSSYFVEWIPNNVKTAVCDIPPRGLKMSATFIGNSTAIQELFKRISEQFTAMFRRKAFLHWYTGEGMDEMEFTEAESNMNDLVSEYQQYQDATADEQGEFEEEEGEDEA; encoded by the exons ATGCGCGAGATCGTGCACATCCAGGCGGGCCAGTGCGGCAACCAGATCG GCCAGAGCGGAGCTGGGAATAACTGGGCCAAGGGCCACTACACAGAGGGAGCCGAGCTGGTCGACTCGGTCCTGGACGTGGTGAGGAAGGAGTCAGAGAGCTGTGACTGTCTCCAAGGCTTCCAGCTGACCCACTCTCTGGGGGGCGGCACCGGGTCCGGGATGGGCACCCTGCTCATCAGCAAGATCCGGGAAGAGTACCCAGACCGCATCATGAACACCTTCAGCGTCATGCCCTCACCCAAGGTGTCAGACACGGTGGTGGAGCCCTACAACGCCACCCTCTCTGTCCACCAGCTGGTGGAAAACACAGATGAAACCTACTCCATTGATAACGAGGCCCTGTACGACATCTGCTTCCGCACCCTGAAGCTGACCACCCCCACCTACGGGGACCTCAACCACCTGGTGTCGGCCACCATGAGCGGGGTCACCACCTGCCTGCGCTTCCCGGGCCAGCTGAACGCAGACCTGCGCAAGCTGGCGGTGAACATGGTGCCCTTCCCGCGCCTGCACTTCTTCATGCCCGGCTTCGCGCCCCTCACCAGCCGGGGCAGCCAGCAGTACCGGGCCCTGACCGTGCCCGAGCTCACCCAGCAGATGTTCGACTCCAAGAACATGATGGCCGCCTGCGACCCGCGCCACGGCCGCTACCTGACGGTGGCTGCCATCTTCCGGGGCCGCATGTCCATGAAGGAGGTGGACGAGCAGATGCTCAACGTGCAGAACAAGAACAGCAGCTACTTCGTGGAGTGGATCCCCAACAACGTGAAGACGGCCGTGTGCGACATCCCGCCCCGCGGCCTGAAGATGTCGGCCACCTTCATCGGCAACAGCACGGCCATCCAGGAGCTGTTCAAGCGCATCTCGGAGCAGTTCACGGCCATGTTCCGGCGCAAGGCCTTCCTGCACTGGTACACGGGCGAGGGCATGGACGAGATGGAGTTCACCGAGGCCGAGAGCAACATGAACGACCTGGTGTCTGAGTACCAGCAGTACCAGGACGCCACGGCCGACGAACAGGGGGAGTTCGAGGAGGAGGAGGGCGAGGACGAGGCTTAA
- the TUBB2A gene encoding tubulin beta-2A chain isoform X9, which translates to MREIVHIQAGQCGNQIGAKFWEVISDEHGIDPTGSYHGDSDLQLERINVYYNEAAGNKYVPRAILVDLEPGTMDSVRSGPFGQIFRPDNFVFGQSGAGNNWSCDCLQGFQLTHSLGGGTGSGMGTLLISKIREEYPDRIMNTFSVMPSPKVSDTVVEPYNATLSVHQLVENTDETYSIDNEALYDICFRTLKLTTPTYGDLNHLVSATMSGVTTCLRFPGQLNADLRKLAVNMVPFPRLHFFMPGFAPLTSRGSQQYRALTVPELTQQMFDSKNMMAACDPRHGRYLTVAAIFRGRMSMKEVDEQMLNVQNKNSSYFVEWIPNNVKTAVCDIPPRGLKMSATFIGNSTAIQELFKRISEQFTAMFRRKAFLHWYTGEGMDEMEFTEAESNMNDLVSEYQQYQDATADEQGEFEEEEGEDEA; encoded by the exons ATGCGCGAGATCGTGCACATCCAGGCGGGCCAGTGCGGCAACCAGATCGGCGCCAAG TTTTGGGAGGTCATCAGTGATGAGCATGGGATCGACCCCACAGGCAGTTACCATGGAGACAGTGACTTGCAGCTGGAGAGAATCAACGTGTACTACAATGAGGCTGCTG GTAATAAATACGTACCTCGGGCCATCCTGGTGGATCTGGAGCCTGGCACCATGGACTCCGTCAGGTCTGGACCCTTCGGCCAGATCTTCAGGCCAGACAACTTCGTGTTTG GCCAGAGCGGAGCTGGGAATAACTGG AGCTGTGACTGTCTCCAAGGCTTCCAGCTGACCCACTCTCTGGGGGGCGGCACCGGGTCCGGGATGGGCACCCTGCTCATCAGCAAGATCCGGGAAGAGTACCCAGACCGCATCATGAACACCTTCAGCGTCATGCCCTCACCCAAGGTGTCAGACACGGTGGTGGAGCCCTACAACGCCACCCTCTCTGTCCACCAGCTGGTGGAAAACACAGATGAAACCTACTCCATTGATAACGAGGCCCTGTACGACATCTGCTTCCGCACCCTGAAGCTGACCACCCCCACCTACGGGGACCTCAACCACCTGGTGTCGGCCACCATGAGCGGGGTCACCACCTGCCTGCGCTTCCCGGGCCAGCTGAACGCAGACCTGCGCAAGCTGGCGGTGAACATGGTGCCCTTCCCGCGCCTGCACTTCTTCATGCCCGGCTTCGCGCCCCTCACCAGCCGGGGCAGCCAGCAGTACCGGGCCCTGACCGTGCCCGAGCTCACCCAGCAGATGTTCGACTCCAAGAACATGATGGCCGCCTGCGACCCGCGCCACGGCCGCTACCTGACGGTGGCTGCCATCTTCCGGGGCCGCATGTCCATGAAGGAGGTGGACGAGCAGATGCTCAACGTGCAGAACAAGAACAGCAGCTACTTCGTGGAGTGGATCCCCAACAACGTGAAGACGGCCGTGTGCGACATCCCGCCCCGCGGCCTGAAGATGTCGGCCACCTTCATCGGCAACAGCACGGCCATCCAGGAGCTGTTCAAGCGCATCTCGGAGCAGTTCACGGCCATGTTCCGGCGCAAGGCCTTCCTGCACTGGTACACGGGCGAGGGCATGGACGAGATGGAGTTCACCGAGGCCGAGAGCAACATGAACGACCTGGTGTCTGAGTACCAGCAGTACCAGGACGCCACGGCCGACGAACAGGGGGAGTTCGAGGAGGAGGAGGGCGAGGACGAGGCTTAA
- the TUBB2A gene encoding tubulin beta-2A chain isoform X17: MFTFPLAGQSGAGNNWAKGHYTEGAELVDSVLDVVRKESESCDCLQGFQLTHSLGGGTGSGMGTLLISKIREEYPDRIMNTFSVMPSPKVSDTVVEPYNATLSVHQLVENTDETYSIDNEALYDICFRTLKLTTPTYGDLNHLVSATMSGVTTCLRFPGQLNADLRKLAVNMVPFPRLHFFMPGFAPLTSRGSQQYRALTVPELTQQMFDSKNMMAACDPRHGRYLTVAAIFRGRMSMKEVDEQMLNVQNKNSSYFVEWIPNNVKTAVCDIPPRGLKMSATFIGNSTAIQELFKRISEQFTAMFRRKAFLHWYTGEGMDEMEFTEAESNMNDLVSEYQQYQDATADEQGEFEEEEGEDEA; the protein is encoded by the coding sequence ATGTTCACTTTCCCTCTGGCAGGCCAGAGCGGAGCTGGGAATAACTGGGCCAAGGGCCACTACACAGAGGGAGCCGAGCTGGTCGACTCGGTCCTGGACGTGGTGAGGAAGGAGTCAGAGAGCTGTGACTGTCTCCAAGGCTTCCAGCTGACCCACTCTCTGGGGGGCGGCACCGGGTCCGGGATGGGCACCCTGCTCATCAGCAAGATCCGGGAAGAGTACCCAGACCGCATCATGAACACCTTCAGCGTCATGCCCTCACCCAAGGTGTCAGACACGGTGGTGGAGCCCTACAACGCCACCCTCTCTGTCCACCAGCTGGTGGAAAACACAGATGAAACCTACTCCATTGATAACGAGGCCCTGTACGACATCTGCTTCCGCACCCTGAAGCTGACCACCCCCACCTACGGGGACCTCAACCACCTGGTGTCGGCCACCATGAGCGGGGTCACCACCTGCCTGCGCTTCCCGGGCCAGCTGAACGCAGACCTGCGCAAGCTGGCGGTGAACATGGTGCCCTTCCCGCGCCTGCACTTCTTCATGCCCGGCTTCGCGCCCCTCACCAGCCGGGGCAGCCAGCAGTACCGGGCCCTGACCGTGCCCGAGCTCACCCAGCAGATGTTCGACTCCAAGAACATGATGGCCGCCTGCGACCCGCGCCACGGCCGCTACCTGACGGTGGCTGCCATCTTCCGGGGCCGCATGTCCATGAAGGAGGTGGACGAGCAGATGCTCAACGTGCAGAACAAGAACAGCAGCTACTTCGTGGAGTGGATCCCCAACAACGTGAAGACGGCCGTGTGCGACATCCCGCCCCGCGGCCTGAAGATGTCGGCCACCTTCATCGGCAACAGCACGGCCATCCAGGAGCTGTTCAAGCGCATCTCGGAGCAGTTCACGGCCATGTTCCGGCGCAAGGCCTTCCTGCACTGGTACACGGGCGAGGGCATGGACGAGATGGAGTTCACCGAGGCCGAGAGCAACATGAACGACCTGGTGTCTGAGTACCAGCAGTACCAGGACGCCACGGCCGACGAACAGGGGGAGTTCGAGGAGGAGGAGGGCGAGGACGAGGCTTAA
- the TUBB2A gene encoding tubulin beta-2A chain isoform X12 yields MREIVHIQAGQCGNQIGAKFWEVISDEHGIDPTGSYHGDSDLQLERINVYYNEAAGNKYVPRAILVDLEPGTMDSVRSGPFGQIFRPDNFLTHSLGGGTGSGMGTLLISKIREEYPDRIMNTFSVMPSPKVSDTVVEPYNATLSVHQLVENTDETYSIDNEALYDICFRTLKLTTPTYGDLNHLVSATMSGVTTCLRFPGQLNADLRKLAVNMVPFPRLHFFMPGFAPLTSRGSQQYRALTVPELTQQMFDSKNMMAACDPRHGRYLTVAAIFRGRMSMKEVDEQMLNVQNKNSSYFVEWIPNNVKTAVCDIPPRGLKMSATFIGNSTAIQELFKRISEQFTAMFRRKAFLHWYTGEGMDEMEFTEAESNMNDLVSEYQQYQDATADEQGEFEEEEGEDEA; encoded by the exons ATGCGCGAGATCGTGCACATCCAGGCGGGCCAGTGCGGCAACCAGATCGGCGCCAAG TTTTGGGAGGTCATCAGTGATGAGCATGGGATCGACCCCACAGGCAGTTACCATGGAGACAGTGACTTGCAGCTGGAGAGAATCAACGTGTACTACAATGAGGCTGCTG GTAATAAATACGTACCTCGGGCCATCCTGGTGGATCTGGAGCCTGGCACCATGGACTCCGTCAGGTCTGGACCCTTCGGCCAGATCTTCAGGCCAGACAACTTC CTGACCCACTCTCTGGGGGGCGGCACCGGGTCCGGGATGGGCACCCTGCTCATCAGCAAGATCCGGGAAGAGTACCCAGACCGCATCATGAACACCTTCAGCGTCATGCCCTCACCCAAGGTGTCAGACACGGTGGTGGAGCCCTACAACGCCACCCTCTCTGTCCACCAGCTGGTGGAAAACACAGATGAAACCTACTCCATTGATAACGAGGCCCTGTACGACATCTGCTTCCGCACCCTGAAGCTGACCACCCCCACCTACGGGGACCTCAACCACCTGGTGTCGGCCACCATGAGCGGGGTCACCACCTGCCTGCGCTTCCCGGGCCAGCTGAACGCAGACCTGCGCAAGCTGGCGGTGAACATGGTGCCCTTCCCGCGCCTGCACTTCTTCATGCCCGGCTTCGCGCCCCTCACCAGCCGGGGCAGCCAGCAGTACCGGGCCCTGACCGTGCCCGAGCTCACCCAGCAGATGTTCGACTCCAAGAACATGATGGCCGCCTGCGACCCGCGCCACGGCCGCTACCTGACGGTGGCTGCCATCTTCCGGGGCCGCATGTCCATGAAGGAGGTGGACGAGCAGATGCTCAACGTGCAGAACAAGAACAGCAGCTACTTCGTGGAGTGGATCCCCAACAACGTGAAGACGGCCGTGTGCGACATCCCGCCCCGCGGCCTGAAGATGTCGGCCACCTTCATCGGCAACAGCACGGCCATCCAGGAGCTGTTCAAGCGCATCTCGGAGCAGTTCACGGCCATGTTCCGGCGCAAGGCCTTCCTGCACTGGTACACGGGCGAGGGCATGGACGAGATGGAGTTCACCGAGGCCGAGAGCAACATGAACGACCTGGTGTCTGAGTACCAGCAGTACCAGGACGCCACGGCCGACGAACAGGGGGAGTTCGAGGAGGAGGAGGGCGAGGACGAGGCTTAA